The Acidimicrobiia bacterium nucleotide sequence GCGGCGGCGAGGGTGCCGCCGATGGCGCCGGCGTAGGCCAGGCGTCGCCCGGTGAGCACGGAGCGAAGAGCGCGGCGCTCCCCCTCCACCTCGAGGGCGGTGAGGGTCCCGGCGAGGAGGCCCGGAGCAGGCTCGAGGTAGCGGGTGCGCAGCTGCCGCAGGCCCCGCAGCATGACCCGGTAGCGGGCCACCTCGGCCTGGCACCGCAGACACGACTCCACGTGGCGGCGCAGCGCGAAGTCGAGCGGCTCGGGTGTGTCGACGACCTCGGGCAGGATCCGGGCGACCTGCTCGCAGCTGGGAACGCCGGGGGCGGAAGTGGGCTCAGACGGCATCGGCCTGCCGGTCCTCGTCGGCGTCGAGGAGCTCACGGAGCCTCCTGCGGCCGCGGTGCAGTCGGACCTTCGCTGCCGTGACGGAGATGTCGAGCTCCTCGGCGATGTCGTCGTGGGTGAGGTCGTAGACGTCCTTCAGGACGACGACGGCGCGCAGCTTCGGGGGGAGCTCGTCGAGTGCGCCCGAGAGCGCCTCCATACCCGACCCCGCTTCCGCCACCACCTCGGGTTGGCGATCGGGATCGAGGTCGACGGGCTCTGCGAGGTCGTCGAGGTTGTCGGTGCGGGTCCGACGACGTCGGTCGAGGTGGTTCGACGCCGTGTTGGCCGTGATGCGGTACATCCAGGTGGAGAAGCGCGCGTCGCCGCGGAACTTCCTGATGCCCTTCCAGGCCCTGACGTAGGCCTCCTGGGTCACGTCCGCTGCGTCCTCCCCGTTCCCCATGAGCCGCATGGCCAGGGTGTACGTGTCGACATGGGTGCGGCGCACCAGTTCCTCGAAGGACGCCATGTCGCCCTCCCGGGCCGCCACGGCCAGTTCCTCGAGGCGCTCGACGTCGCGCGTCTCACCCATGTCCGACCTCCGGGGACACCGGAGGGTTACCGATCGGTAAGAGCACACCGCGAGCGGCTGCGACACCCGCCCGGGTGCCGCAGAACCCCATCTCTAGCGGGTTTCCTTGTGGAGTGTGTGGCGACGCTCCCAGCGGCAGTACTTCTTCATCTCGATCCGCTCGCGGTCGTTGACCTTGTTCTTCATGGTCGTGTAGTTCCGCCGCTTGCACTCGGTGCACTCGAGCGTCACCTCGACCCGCTTGTCGCTGGCCATCGCTGCTCCTCGGAACCTCTCGTTCCCTGCTCGATCCCTATTCGATGATCTTGGTGACGCGGCCGGATCCGACGGTGCGGCCACCTTCACGGATCGCGAACAAGAGACCTTCTTCCATCGCGATCGGGTTGATCAACTCGACGGTCATCTCGGTGTTGTCGCCCGGCATCACCATCTCGGTACCCTCAGGCAACTCGATCGAACCGGTGATATCCGTCGTACGGAAATAGAACTGCGGCCGGTAGTTACCGAAAAACGGTGTGTGGCGGCCACCCTCGTCCTTGGTCAACACATACACCTGCGCCTCGAACTTCGTGTGCGGCGTGATACTGCCCGGCTTGGCCAGCACCTGACCACGCTCCACGTCGTCTTTGCCCGTACCGCGCAACAACGCACCGATGTTGTCGCCCGCACGACCCTCATCGAGAAGCTTTCGGAACATCTCCACACCGGTCACCGTCGTGTTGGGCGTGTCCTTGATCCCGACGATCTCCACCTCGTCGTTCACATGCACCACCCCACGCTCCACACGACCCGTCACCACCGTGCCACGACCCGTGATCGTGAACACATCCTCGATCGGCATCAAGAACGGCTTGTCGACATCCCGAGTCGGCTCAGGAATGAACTCATCGACCTTGGCCATCAACTCCAAGACCTGCTCACCCGCCTCGGCGTCACCCTCCAGAGCCTTCAACGCAGACACCGCAACAATCGGAATGTCATCACCGGGAAAGTCGTACTCGGAAAGAAGCTCACGCACCTCGAGCT carries:
- the rpmG gene encoding 50S ribosomal protein L33, translated to MASDKRVEVTLECTECKRRNYTTMKNKVNDRERIEMKKYCRWERRHTLHKETR
- a CDS encoding RNA polymerase sigma factor yields the protein MGETRDVERLEELAVAAREGDMASFEELVRRTHVDTYTLAMRLMGNGEDAADVTQEAYVRAWKGIRKFRGDARFSTWMYRITANTASNHLDRRRRTRTDNLDDLAEPVDLDPDRQPEVVAEAGSGMEALSGALDELPPKLRAVVVLKDVYDLTHDDIAEELDISVTAAKVRLHRGRRRLRELLDADEDRQADAV
- the tuf gene encoding elongation factor Tu, whose amino-acid sequence is MSKEKFERTKPHLNIGTIGHIDHGKTTLTAAITKVLADQNPEVNFSPFDAIDKAPEEKERGITISISHVEYETENRHYAHVDCPGHADYVKNMITGAAQMDGAILVVAATDGPMPQTREHVLLARQVGVPSMVVALNKADMVDDPEIMELVELEVRELLSEYDFPGDDIPIVAVSALKALEGDAEAGEQVLELMAKVDEFIPEPTRDVDKPFLMPIEDVFTITGRGTVVTGRVERGVVHVNDEVEIVGIKDTPNTTVTGVEMFRKLLDEGRAGDNIGALLRGTGKDDVERGQVLAKPGSITPHTKFEAQVYVLTKDEGGRHTPFFGNYRPQFYFRTTDITGSIELPEGTEMVMPGDNTEMTVELINPIAMEEGLLFAIREGGRTVGSGRVTKIIE